Below is a genomic region from Bacillus mycoides.
ATATAAAATAAAAGATTATACTCACGCAAAATCCAAAAGGTAATGTATCAAGTAAAATCCGAAGAGAAAATTGCTCTTTTTTACTTTTCCAAACAATATATATACTCGCAATTACGCACCCTACTATAATATGCTGAATACTTCCTACAGCTAATAATGCTGGCATTGGCGCCCCAATGGCCCATACCGGATTTAAAATTGCCGGTGCGAATTTCCATACTAATACAATGATAAGAAAGCCATTCGTTACTGCATCCATCATTTTTTCATATTGAATATTTTGCTTTTTCATCCTTAGTTTCATTAGAGTAAATCCAAATAAACTTCCTATTATAAGAGAAACGGGTTGTAACCTCACCATCCACTCCATCACTATGAAATCCCCTCTTAATTCTCAATTATTTTCTTAAACTTCTCTTCTAATTGATCTGGAGGTAATACACCTCGTGCATGATCTACAATAATTCCATCTTTATTAACAAAAAATGTCGTTGGTAAAGAAAATACTTTATAATCTATTCCAGCTACTCCGTCCATATCTAATAGAACAGGAAATTTAAATCCGTGACGATCTGCAAATGCGCTCGCTTCTTGTACTGGATCCCCGATTGTTGCATTTACCGCAAAGATTTCAACATCCTCCTTATATTTATCATACAAACGAACTAGATCAGGAGCCTCCATTTCACATGGACCACACCATGATGCCCAAAAATTAATAACATATGGTTTTCCCTTTGCATCATTTAACGAATAAAGCTTCCCATCTAATCCTTTTAATGTTATGTTCGGCGCTTTAAATCCCACTTGTGGTAATACTTCCTTCTCTTGTAACTCCGCTTGTTTCGCTTTTCTTTCTTTTTCTTCTTTCTTAGTATTATAAAAGTTAACTCCGGCCCAAATTAGTGCCCCAGCTAGTATAATAGCAATTAGTTTCTTCACTTTTCTTCCTCCTCATTTCTAAAATCCCGTAAATCCGCCGAATAGACGAATAAAGAACGCTGTAATTTTCGTCATTTGATTTGTA
It encodes:
- a CDS encoding prolipoprotein diacylglyceryl transferase family protein, translating into MEWMVRLQPVSLIIGSLFGFTLMKLRMKKQNIQYEKMMDAVTNGFLIIVLVWKFAPAILNPVWAIGAPMPALLAVGSIQHIIVGCVIASIYIVWKSKKEQFSLRILLDTLPFGFCVSIIFYFIFHQEVGAQTTLPWGMKIYESKFLYHPIFMYEIILALGIIGSLWIKNERLGNGKNISFFLICEGIAHIIISLISEQNSVLVGLSIQQILSFCVISLGILFVPKK
- a CDS encoding TlpA family protein disulfide reductase gives rise to the protein MKKLIAIILAGALIWAGVNFYNTKKEEKERKAKQAELQEKEVLPQVGFKAPNITLKGLDGKLYSLNDAKGKPYVINFWASWCGPCEMEAPDLVRLYDKYKEDVEIFAVNATIGDPVQEASAFADRHGFKFPVLLDMDGVAGIDYKVFSLPTTFFVNKDGIIVDHARGVLPPDQLEEKFKKIIEN